The following proteins are encoded in a genomic region of Bosea beijingensis:
- a CDS encoding amino acid ABC transporter permease, whose protein sequence is MTGAGFLSAVADWPRFLGVLSEGAIATVGLTIASSLAAFIFGGLIALMREARFPPLRWFALAFLEVFRNVPVLTQLFILYFGLSRLGIQLPATVAVTLGFGLNGAAVCSEIFRGSIAAVDRGQREAAQAIGMSNGLIMLSIIAPQAIRIALPALGNFCIGLLKHTSLASAAAAPELAYRAKLLVSETFRSTEIYFLAALIYFLLSLALARLVQRTEKHFDPLARAA, encoded by the coding sequence ATGACCGGAGCGGGCTTCCTCTCGGCCGTGGCGGACTGGCCGCGCTTCCTGGGTGTCCTGTCGGAAGGCGCGATCGCGACCGTCGGTCTGACGATCGCTTCCAGCCTTGCGGCCTTCATCTTCGGTGGGCTCATCGCCCTGATGCGGGAGGCTCGCTTTCCGCCGCTCCGCTGGTTCGCTCTGGCCTTCCTGGAGGTGTTCCGCAACGTCCCGGTGCTGACGCAGCTCTTTATCCTGTATTTCGGGCTGTCGCGGCTCGGTATCCAGCTCCCGGCGACGGTCGCCGTGACACTAGGCTTCGGACTGAACGGGGCGGCCGTCTGTTCCGAAATCTTCCGTGGTAGCATCGCGGCCGTCGATCGGGGCCAGCGCGAGGCGGCGCAGGCCATCGGCATGAGCAACGGCCTGATCATGCTCTCGATCATCGCGCCGCAGGCGATTCGCATCGCCCTGCCGGCGCTGGGCAATTTCTGCATCGGCCTGTTGAAGCACACCTCGCTCGCCTCAGCCGCGGCGGCGCCCGAGCTCGCGTATCGGGCGAAGCTGCTGGTCAGCGAGACCTTCCGCAGCACTGAGATCTACTTCCTCGCGGCGCTGATCTATTTCCTGCTGAGCCTGGCGCTGGCGCGACTGGTTCAGCGCACCGAGAAGCATTTCGATCCGCTGGCGAGGGCGGCATGA
- a CDS encoding amino acid ABC transporter ATP-binding protein, translating into MSAQAKTERVRIEALEKSFGSLRVLNGIDLTVQAGQKLCLVGPSGSGKTTLLRCINHIEEPTGGRILIDGAPIGLVDGPNGPVPMPARRLAQMRSQIGMVFQRFNLFPHLTALENVMIGPVKVLRRPSDEVRDDALRLLERVGMQDKRDQYPERLSGGQQQRVAIARALAMKPKLMLFDEATSALDPELVGEVLNVMRRLAEDGMTMVIVTHEMRFAESVADEVVFMADGSIVEQGPARQIFREPRNARTRDFLRAVLEH; encoded by the coding sequence ATGTCGGCGCAGGCGAAGACCGAGCGGGTCCGGATCGAGGCCCTGGAGAAGAGCTTCGGTTCGTTGCGGGTCCTCAATGGCATCGATCTGACGGTGCAGGCAGGGCAGAAGCTCTGCCTGGTCGGCCCCAGCGGCTCCGGCAAGACGACGCTGCTGCGCTGCATCAACCATATCGAGGAACCGACCGGCGGCCGGATCCTGATCGACGGCGCGCCGATCGGACTGGTCGACGGCCCGAACGGGCCGGTCCCAATGCCGGCACGTCGGTTGGCGCAGATGCGCTCGCAGATCGGCATGGTCTTCCAGCGCTTCAACCTGTTCCCGCATCTGACGGCGCTCGAGAACGTCATGATCGGCCCGGTAAAGGTGCTGCGACGCCCATCGGATGAGGTCCGAGACGATGCCCTGAGACTGCTCGAACGGGTCGGCATGCAGGACAAGCGCGACCAGTATCCGGAACGTCTGTCGGGAGGCCAGCAGCAGCGCGTCGCGATCGCCCGTGCGCTCGCGATGAAGCCGAAGCTCATGCTCTTCGACGAGGCGACATCCGCGCTCGACCCCGAGCTGGTCGGCGAGGTCCTCAATGTCATGCGCCGGCTCGCCGAGGACGGCATGACCATGGTGATCGTGACCCACGAAATGCGGTTCGCGGAGAGCGTCGCCGACGAGGTCGTCTTCATGGCGGACGGCTCTATCGTCGAGCAGGGTCCGGCGCGGCAGATCTTCCGCGAGCCGCGAAACGCCCGCACGCGCGACTTCCTGCGCGCCGTGCTTGAGCACTGA
- a CDS encoding ABC transporter substrate-binding protein produces the protein MADDITGMTSLSRRHLLQLGAGALGAASGLAPLAASAQAPALKTVKPGVLTAACTGDMPLTSIRDGKPFGTDLDMLGRIAEKLGLKLEVQIIAFPAVVEAVQSGRADWFGGNFAWTPARSQIMLLTDAVFYTSKFAIMRQSEPFKDSIGISDFKGRTIGSGVGYAFVPEMKKVPGTKEVKLYDGIDSCMRDILAGRLDFAVLDAPVIDYMIQQNALALKQVPIVYDDTLPLLTRKNNAIWATYGQNPDLYDAINAGIAWLWKTGQIKEILGKYGITSPAYLEATTPSPRLGVDRDASGATIGPFAHKARDFSAIFS, from the coding sequence ATGGCCGACGACATCACGGGAATGACGAGCCTTTCCCGACGACATCTGCTGCAGCTCGGCGCCGGAGCGCTGGGAGCGGCTTCGGGGCTGGCCCCGTTGGCGGCAAGCGCGCAGGCGCCGGCGCTGAAGACCGTCAAGCCGGGCGTCCTGACGGCAGCCTGCACCGGCGACATGCCGCTGACTTCGATCCGTGACGGCAAGCCCTTCGGCACCGATCTGGACATGCTCGGCCGCATCGCCGAGAAGCTCGGGCTCAAGCTTGAGGTTCAGATCATCGCCTTCCCGGCGGTCGTGGAGGCAGTCCAGTCCGGCCGGGCCGACTGGTTCGGTGGCAACTTCGCCTGGACCCCGGCGCGTAGCCAGATCATGCTGCTGACGGACGCCGTCTTCTACACCTCGAAATTCGCGATCATGCGGCAGTCCGAGCCCTTCAAGGACTCGATCGGCATCTCCGATTTCAAGGGCCGCACCATCGGTTCGGGCGTCGGTTACGCCTTCGTTCCGGAGATGAAGAAGGTGCCCGGCACGAAGGAGGTCAAGCTCTACGACGGCATCGATTCCTGCATGCGCGACATCCTGGCCGGGCGGCTGGACTTCGCGGTGCTCGATGCGCCGGTGATCGACTACATGATCCAGCAGAATGCCCTGGCGCTGAAGCAGGTGCCGATCGTCTATGACGATACCCTGCCGCTTCTGACGCGCAAGAACAACGCGATCTGGGCCACCTATGGCCAGAACCCCGACCTGTACGACGCAATCAATGCCGGTATCGCCTGGCTCTGGAAGACCGGGCAGATCAAGGAGATCCTGGGCAAGTACGGCATTACCAGCCCGGCCTATCTCGAGGCGACGACGCCGAGTCCGCGTCTGGGTGTCGACCGTGATGCTTCGGGAGCCACGATCGGTCCGTTCGCGCACAAGGCGCGTGACTTCAGCGCCATCTTCAGCTGA
- a CDS encoding IclR family transcriptional regulator: protein MKTPRAAGLGAESSSNVERAAQLLLLLGPAGSDGLQLRELTERSGENRSAVHRALVALARSGFVEMPSQGRGYRLGPSIFALAQHQKRLDTDLADIRAAAIEIASRSGQCTYLMARAGLDAVCIEMLTGSSPMQTLTGGAGGRLPLGVGSGSVSMLATLDERTREAILDNNADRYALYSNWSRKEIAASVERTMADGFSYEIGQMFPDIGGVAVAAPGRDGTAGYAIVISAHKDMLTPPNLVAFAKIMKGAIERAASRG, encoded by the coding sequence ATGAAGACACCACGAGCGGCCGGGCTGGGAGCCGAGAGTTCATCCAATGTCGAGCGAGCCGCCCAGCTTCTGCTGCTGCTCGGACCGGCCGGAAGCGATGGCCTCCAATTGCGGGAACTGACCGAGCGATCGGGCGAGAACCGCTCCGCCGTCCATCGCGCTCTGGTCGCACTAGCGCGGTCCGGTTTCGTGGAAATGCCATCGCAAGGCCGCGGCTATCGATTGGGGCCCTCGATCTTCGCCTTGGCACAGCATCAGAAGCGTCTCGACACCGACCTCGCTGACATCCGGGCTGCCGCCATCGAGATCGCCTCGCGCTCGGGCCAGTGTACTTATCTGATGGCGCGCGCCGGTCTCGATGCTGTTTGCATCGAAATGCTCACTGGCTCCTCGCCGATGCAGACTTTGACAGGGGGCGCAGGAGGGCGCCTGCCGCTCGGCGTCGGCTCGGGCAGTGTCAGCATGCTTGCCACACTCGACGAACGAACACGCGAGGCGATCCTGGACAACAACGCCGACCGCTATGCCCTTTATTCGAACTGGAGCCGAAAGGAGATCGCCGCTTCTGTCGAAAGGACGATGGCGGACGGGTTCTCCTACGAAATCGGCCAGATGTTTCCTGATATCGGCGGTGTCGCGGTCGCAGCACCGGGACGCGACGGAACGGCTGGCTATGCGATAGTCATCTCCGCACATAAAGACATGTTGACCCCACCTAACCTCGTTGCCTTCGCAAAGATTATGAAGGGAGCAATCGAGCGGGCCGCTTCGAGAGGGTAA
- a CDS encoding LysR substrate-binding domain-containing protein, protein MGHARRLPPLNAIRAFDAAARCLSFTAASEELNVTPGAISRHIVTLEEVLGVKLFDRLHRKVELTSSGEFFLREIGPALERIAYAAQTVSAGANDKVLRIKLPPTCAIRWFVPRLGSFHARNATYSVQVTTSHEPVDFERDQIDAAIYWGESIRHGLEGQRLFGERLVPVCSPKLLAEASDGRVFIPAARLVEQPLLHSFRRPDDWGRWFAAAGLSGVKLERLLIFENSGLTYQGAIDGLGFAIAQLAFIAEDLRSGRLVVANDLVIETDSAYFLTYPRERAQFPRIRVLHSWLADEARKGWE, encoded by the coding sequence ATGGGTCACGCCAGGCGCCTGCCGCCACTCAACGCCATCCGGGCTTTCGACGCAGCGGCTCGCTGTCTGAGCTTCACGGCCGCGAGCGAGGAGCTCAACGTCACGCCCGGGGCGATCAGCCGGCATATCGTCACGCTCGAGGAGGTTCTCGGCGTCAAGCTGTTCGACCGGCTGCATCGCAAGGTCGAGCTAACGAGTTCCGGCGAGTTCTTCCTGCGCGAAATCGGGCCCGCTTTGGAGCGCATCGCCTATGCGGCGCAGACGGTCTCGGCCGGCGCCAATGACAAGGTGCTGCGTATCAAGCTGCCGCCGACCTGCGCGATCAGGTGGTTCGTTCCACGGCTCGGCAGCTTCCATGCCCGAAATGCGACCTATTCCGTTCAGGTCACCACCTCACACGAACCGGTTGACTTCGAGCGTGATCAGATCGACGCGGCGATTTATTGGGGCGAGTCGATCCGGCACGGTCTTGAAGGCCAGCGCCTGTTCGGAGAACGGCTTGTCCCGGTTTGCAGCCCCAAACTATTAGCCGAGGCAAGTGACGGCCGAGTATTCATTCCAGCGGCGCGTCTTGTGGAGCAGCCCTTGCTGCATTCGTTCCGCCGGCCTGACGACTGGGGCCGTTGGTTCGCTGCAGCGGGCCTATCCGGCGTCAAGCTCGAGCGCCTGCTGATCTTCGAGAACTCTGGCCTGACTTATCAGGGAGCGATCGACGGCCTGGGCTTCGCCATCGCGCAGTTGGCCTTTATTGCCGAGGATCTCCGGTCCGGTCGCCTTGTCGTTGCCAATGATCTCGTGATCGAAACCGACAGTGCGTATTTTCTGACCTACCCGCGCGAGCGGGCGCAGTTTCCGCGCATTCGGGTGTTGCACTCTTGGTTGGCTGACGAAGCGCGGAAGGGTTGGGAGTAG
- the leuC gene encoding 3-isopropylmalate dehydratase large subunit, which translates to MKMASPRTLFAKIWQAHRIRALDETRDLIFVDRHILQETTSAAAFEGLAAAGRNVRHPELTVATQDHIVSTRPGRDEGTNPGGAELMRLMRINATTNRIAHFGVEDPRQGIVHVIGPELGLVLPGTVVACGDSHTSTAGGLGALGIGVGTSEVEHVLATQTLALPRPKTLRMTFEGKPGTGVTAKDLVLHALGRFGIAVGAGHAIEYAGPAIRALPVEARLTVCNMSIEFGGRLGLIAPDDKAFAYVAGRAFAPKGTEWDAALAIWRTLYSDDGAVFDRELSVDAASAPPQVTWGTTQEDVVGIDECVPDPLGIADPDRRRRVEDALAYMAIEPGRPIEGLPIDVAFIGSCTNGRLSDLEAAAAVVRGRRVAQHVRALVVPGSTSVKREAEAKGLDRIFSEAGFEWRSAGCSMCVSINEDIVPPGARSIATSNRNFENRQGARARTHLASPAMAAAAAVAGAITDVRRMG; encoded by the coding sequence GTGAAAATGGCCTCACCACGCACGCTTTTTGCGAAGATTTGGCAGGCGCATCGCATCCGCGCTCTCGATGAGACGCGCGATCTGATCTTCGTCGATAGGCATATCCTTCAGGAGACGACGAGCGCGGCCGCCTTCGAAGGCTTGGCCGCCGCAGGGCGTAATGTCCGGCATCCGGAGCTCACGGTCGCCACGCAGGATCACATTGTTTCAACCAGGCCAGGCCGTGACGAGGGCACGAACCCCGGCGGCGCCGAATTGATGCGCCTGATGCGGATCAATGCGACGACCAACCGGATCGCGCATTTCGGAGTGGAAGATCCGCGCCAGGGCATCGTGCATGTCATCGGCCCGGAACTCGGCCTCGTCCTGCCCGGCACCGTCGTCGCCTGTGGCGACAGCCATACTTCGACTGCCGGAGGGCTCGGAGCGCTCGGCATTGGCGTTGGCACGAGCGAGGTCGAGCACGTCCTCGCCACCCAGACGCTTGCGCTGCCGCGCCCGAAAACGCTGCGCATGACCTTTGAGGGCAAGCCGGGCACGGGCGTGACCGCCAAGGATCTCGTGCTTCATGCGCTCGGCCGCTTCGGGATCGCCGTCGGCGCGGGGCATGCCATCGAGTATGCCGGCCCGGCGATCCGCGCGCTCCCGGTGGAGGCGCGGCTGACCGTTTGCAATATGTCGATTGAATTCGGCGGACGGCTTGGCCTCATCGCTCCGGACGACAAGGCGTTCGCCTATGTCGCCGGCAGGGCCTTCGCGCCGAAGGGCACGGAGTGGGACGCCGCGCTGGCGATCTGGCGGACGCTCTACAGCGACGACGGCGCCGTGTTCGATCGCGAACTCAGCGTCGATGCCGCGAGCGCACCCCCGCAGGTCACCTGGGGCACGACGCAGGAGGACGTGGTCGGCATCGACGAATGCGTTCCAGACCCGCTCGGCATCGCTGATCCCGATCGGCGTCGCCGCGTCGAAGACGCGCTGGCCTATATGGCGATAGAACCTGGTCGCCCCATAGAGGGATTGCCGATCGACGTCGCCTTCATCGGCTCCTGTACCAACGGCAGGCTGTCGGACCTTGAGGCCGCCGCCGCGGTCGTACGCGGAAGACGCGTCGCGCAGCATGTCCGTGCGCTGGTCGTGCCCGGCTCGACCTCGGTGAAGCGCGAGGCCGAGGCGAAGGGTCTAGACAGGATCTTCTCTGAGGCCGGGTTCGAGTGGCGCAGCGCCGGCTGCTCGATGTGCGTCAGCATCAACGAGGATATCGTACCGCCCGGCGCGCGATCGATCGCGACGTCCAACCGGAATTTCGAGAACCGTCAGGGCGCGAGAGCCCGCACGCATCTCGCAAGCCCTGCCATGGCCGCCGCCGCCGCCGTCGCCGGCGCCATCACCGATGTCCGGAGGATGGGCTGA
- the leuD gene encoding 3-isopropylmalate dehydratase small subunit, which produces MGTPFLNFSGVAAPLVVENVNTDAIIPASYLRSTSADLAEGLFARWRYDEAGAENPDFVLNRPPFRTSALIFAGPNFGCGSSREAAVWALVRFGIRCVAAPSFADIFYENAFRNGLLPAIVSQDDLAVALELACVPDGASFAVDLPAATISGPAGHVMDFCIPPFRREALLRGDDEIETTLRLDGDIARFTAADRIARPWIHSIGARS; this is translated from the coding sequence ATGGGCACGCCCTTCCTGAACTTCTCGGGCGTTGCCGCCCCCCTCGTCGTCGAGAACGTCAATACGGACGCGATTATTCCCGCTTCGTATCTGCGCTCGACGAGCGCCGATCTCGCCGAAGGCCTCTTCGCGCGCTGGCGCTATGACGAGGCGGGGGCCGAGAACCCTGACTTCGTGCTGAACCGCCCGCCATTCAGAACGTCTGCCCTGATCTTCGCAGGGCCGAATTTCGGCTGCGGCAGTTCGCGCGAGGCCGCGGTCTGGGCGCTGGTGCGCTTCGGCATCCGTTGCGTCGCGGCGCCCAGCTTCGCCGACATCTTCTACGAGAACGCGTTCCGAAACGGATTGCTGCCGGCCATCGTCTCGCAGGACGATCTTGCGGTGGCGCTCGAACTGGCTTGTGTACCCGACGGGGCAAGTTTTGCCGTCGATCTGCCCGCCGCTACGATCAGCGGGCCAGCCGGACACGTCATGGACTTCTGTATCCCGCCCTTCAGACGCGAGGCGCTGCTGCGCGGCGACGACGAGATCGAGACGACCTTGCGTCTTGATGGCGACATCGCCCGCTTCACGGCCGCAGACCGCATCGCACGGCCGTGGATCCACTCGATCGGAGCCAGGTCATGA
- a CDS encoding isocitrate lyase/PEP mutase family protein, producing MTRIAFRRALEAETPLVLPLAHDALSARLIQQAGFRAFTVGGSALLAARHALPDIGLIGLRDMVEGLRDLAAASDLPFLADADDGYGDVKSVARLVKAYEEIGVGGFLIEDQDRDRKQQRADHGGAVVGREVVEAKLTTALAVRSNPETFVIGRTDAYGALGLDEALSRADRFLALGCDGIFIAGLNKPEDFERVGRTLKGAMLSAAMFESGGTPWFTPADLAAMGFRMISYPASLIFRVTRTMADALSALRSTSLGQGAFEPMPAPEEARKILDEAVDLLRWRGIEAAAKHPTSKDNA from the coding sequence ATGACGCGGATAGCCTTTCGACGGGCGCTCGAGGCGGAAACGCCGCTGGTCCTTCCCCTGGCGCATGACGCATTGTCGGCGCGGTTGATTCAGCAGGCGGGCTTTCGTGCCTTCACCGTCGGTGGTTCGGCGCTGCTGGCAGCGCGACACGCCCTTCCCGATATCGGGCTGATCGGCCTGCGCGACATGGTCGAGGGGCTTCGCGATCTCGCCGCGGCCAGCGACCTGCCGTTCTTGGCGGATGCCGATGACGGCTATGGCGACGTCAAATCGGTCGCGAGACTGGTCAAGGCCTATGAGGAGATCGGCGTCGGCGGCTTCCTGATCGAGGACCAGGACCGGGACCGCAAGCAGCAGCGCGCCGACCATGGTGGTGCCGTCGTCGGTCGCGAGGTGGTCGAGGCAAAGCTGACGACCGCGCTGGCGGTGCGCTCGAATCCGGAAACTTTTGTCATCGGCCGGACCGACGCCTACGGAGCGCTCGGCCTGGACGAGGCCCTGTCGCGGGCAGACCGCTTTCTCGCACTCGGCTGCGACGGCATCTTCATCGCCGGCCTGAACAAACCCGAAGATTTCGAACGCGTCGGCCGCACGCTGAAGGGCGCGATGCTGTCGGCCGCCATGTTCGAAAGCGGCGGCACGCCCTGGTTCACCCCCGCCGACCTTGCGGCCATGGGTTTCCGCATGATCTCCTATCCGGCGAGCCTGATCTTCCGGGTTACGCGGACGATGGCGGATGCGCTGTCCGCGCTCCGATCGACAAGCCTCGGTCAAGGCGCTTTCGAGCCGATGCCAGCGCCGGAAGAGGCAAGGAAAATACTCGATGAAGCGGTCGATCTGCTGCGCTGGCGCGGGATCGAAGCCGCCGCGAAACACCCAACCTCCAAGGACAACGCGTGA
- a CDS encoding thiamine pyrophosphate-binding protein codes for MKPVQPTPENSKQFGSDPIASLLRELGYPYIALTPGASFRGLHDSLVNFLGNTRPELLLCIHEECAVALAHGWTRVTGKPLPVALHSNVGLMHATMSIFNAWCDRIPMVLIGAQGPLDAMSRRPWVDWIHTSTDLGALIRGYTKWDNQPGSVPAALEAIVRANQIATTAPAGPTYVCLDAALQEELLDAPVELPPLARYAAPAPADPSEDALRQAASLLASARRPLLMIGRVSATRACWDQRVALAEKLGAHVLTDIKTAASFPTDHPLQPFPPTLYVTPEAGGLIRDADVILCLDWVDPAGTMRQACQGAMPGAKIIQCSLDQYSHNGWSMDYQALPPADVNMLASPDRLVECLLRELGSAPSKTPVSVVAAPSDPGPDMIEGRISVEAMARTVTDTLAQENPSYIRLPLGWPGSCCRFKDPLDYIGFDGGGGIGSGPGMAVGAALALRDMNSDRLPVAVLGDGDYLMGLTALWTAVHYRVPLLVLVANNKSFFNDELHQERVARMRGRPVENRSIGLRMDDPPLDLAKLAEGQGAVGHGPAATPDSLSAMIRQAVADVRAGKVAVIDVSVAPEYARATSNAMLRQSSPGS; via the coding sequence ATGAAGCCGGTCCAGCCGACCCCCGAGAACAGCAAGCAGTTCGGCAGCGATCCGATCGCGTCGCTCCTGCGCGAGCTTGGATACCCTTACATCGCGCTGACGCCCGGCGCGAGCTTTCGCGGCCTGCACGACAGCCTGGTCAATTTCCTCGGCAATACCCGCCCGGAATTGCTTCTCTGCATCCATGAAGAGTGTGCCGTGGCGCTGGCTCACGGCTGGACGCGGGTGACCGGCAAGCCGCTGCCCGTGGCGTTGCACTCCAATGTCGGGCTGATGCACGCGACCATGTCGATCTTCAACGCCTGGTGCGACCGCATCCCGATGGTGTTGATCGGCGCGCAGGGCCCGCTCGACGCGATGTCGCGACGCCCCTGGGTCGACTGGATTCATACTTCGACCGATCTCGGCGCACTCATTCGCGGCTACACGAAATGGGACAACCAGCCGGGCTCCGTGCCGGCTGCGCTGGAAGCCATTGTTCGTGCCAACCAGATCGCCACGACCGCGCCCGCTGGCCCGACCTATGTCTGCCTCGACGCCGCGCTGCAGGAGGAACTGCTCGACGCGCCGGTGGAACTTCCTCCGCTGGCGCGCTACGCAGCGCCCGCTCCGGCCGACCCATCGGAGGACGCGCTGCGGCAGGCAGCGTCCCTGCTCGCCAGTGCCAGGCGCCCGCTCCTGATGATCGGCCGTGTCTCGGCGACACGCGCCTGCTGGGACCAGCGCGTCGCGCTTGCCGAAAAGCTCGGCGCCCACGTCCTGACCGATATCAAGACTGCGGCGAGCTTTCCCACCGACCATCCGCTCCAGCCGTTCCCGCCCACCTTGTATGTCACGCCTGAAGCTGGAGGGCTGATCCGCGACGCGGACGTGATCCTGTGCCTAGACTGGGTCGATCCGGCCGGCACCATGCGGCAGGCCTGCCAAGGCGCGATGCCGGGCGCCAAGATCATCCAATGCTCGCTCGACCAATACAGCCATAACGGCTGGAGTATGGATTATCAGGCGCTGCCGCCTGCCGACGTCAACATGCTCGCATCGCCTGACCGGCTGGTCGAATGCCTGCTGCGCGAACTCGGCTCGGCACCGTCGAAGACGCCCGTCTCGGTCGTTGCCGCGCCGTCCGATCCAGGCCCGGACATGATCGAGGGACGCATCTCGGTCGAGGCTATGGCGCGAACCGTCACCGACACGCTCGCACAGGAAAATCCCTCCTATATCCGGCTTCCTCTCGGCTGGCCCGGCTCCTGCTGCCGCTTCAAGGACCCGCTCGACTATATCGGCTTCGACGGCGGCGGCGGAATCGGCTCCGGACCTGGCATGGCGGTCGGTGCTGCGCTGGCACTGCGCGACATGAACAGCGACCGGCTCCCGGTCGCGGTGCTCGGCGACGGCGACTACCTGATGGGGCTGACGGCGCTCTGGACGGCGGTTCATTATCGCGTGCCGCTGCTTGTCCTCGTCGCCAACAACAAATCCTTCTTCAACGACGAGCTGCATCAGGAACGAGTGGCACGGATGCGGGGCCGACCCGTTGAGAACCGCTCGATCGGCCTGCGCATGGACGATCCTCCGCTGGACCTGGCGAAACTGGCGGAAGGACAAGGTGCTGTCGGCCATGGCCCGGCGGCGACGCCGGACTCGCTTTCCGCGATGATCCGTCAGGCGGTCGCGGATGTCCGCGCCGGCAAGGTCGCCGTGATCGACGTCTCGGTCGCTCCCGAATATGCCCGCGCGACATCGAACGCGATGCTTCGCCAGTCCAGCCCCGGTTCCTGA
- a CDS encoding aldehyde dehydrogenase family protein — protein MPSSTNKTLPANRGLFYGGAWHEPVAGGRFEVWDPSTGESLGHAAEGGAADADLAVQAARAAFPGWRDTPTKERARIIREAAAILRANADDLATLDALDGGNPWQAMYHDVDISAEYMEYFAGLVVEMKGVTIPLKPGVLNYTMREPLGVVARIGAFNHPLLFVAGKCGAPLAAGNTIVIKPADQTPLSALRIAELWQDLFPPGVFNIVTGGRDAGAALAAHPGVAKIGFIGSVAGGRAVMQAASATLKQLTLELGGKNALIACSDTAPEVIGRAVVRGMNFRYVTGQSCNSTSRIFLHEDIYDACLPHIVEEVSKIRIGLPMDRGTEMGCLSSKPQFDKTMSYIELGKQEGARLLYGGKRVADPALAKGYFVEPTVFADVTDDMRIAREEIFGPVVSLLKWSDEADMIRRVNQLDLGLTASIWTRDLDRAHRLATQVQSGYVWVNDAATHYVGVPFGGYKQSGMGREESIDELLACTQIKNVNVTFRHRP, from the coding sequence ATGCCCAGCTCGACAAACAAGACCCTTCCCGCCAATCGCGGCCTCTTCTACGGCGGCGCCTGGCACGAACCCGTCGCAGGCGGCCGGTTCGAGGTCTGGGACCCTTCGACCGGCGAATCGCTCGGCCATGCCGCCGAGGGCGGCGCAGCCGACGCCGACCTCGCCGTGCAAGCGGCGCGGGCCGCGTTTCCGGGGTGGCGCGATACGCCGACCAAGGAGCGTGCCCGCATCATCCGCGAGGCTGCCGCAATCCTGCGCGCAAATGCCGACGACCTCGCCACGCTCGACGCGCTCGACGGCGGCAATCCCTGGCAGGCGATGTATCACGACGTCGACATCAGCGCCGAGTACATGGAATATTTCGCCGGCCTGGTCGTCGAGATGAAGGGCGTGACGATCCCGCTCAAGCCGGGCGTGCTCAACTACACGATGCGCGAGCCGCTGGGCGTCGTGGCACGAATCGGTGCCTTCAACCATCCTCTGCTGTTCGTCGCCGGCAAATGCGGCGCACCGCTCGCCGCCGGCAACACCATCGTCATCAAACCGGCCGACCAGACGCCACTCTCGGCGCTTCGCATCGCCGAGCTCTGGCAGGACCTGTTCCCGCCTGGCGTGTTCAACATCGTCACCGGCGGCCGCGACGCGGGCGCGGCGCTTGCCGCACATCCTGGTGTCGCCAAGATCGGCTTCATCGGCTCGGTCGCTGGTGGGCGCGCGGTGATGCAGGCGGCAAGCGCGACGCTAAAGCAGCTCACGCTGGAGCTCGGCGGCAAGAACGCGCTGATCGCCTGTTCCGACACCGCTCCGGAGGTGATCGGGCGCGCCGTCGTGCGCGGCATGAACTTTCGCTATGTCACCGGCCAGTCCTGCAATTCGACGAGCCGGATCTTCCTGCACGAGGATATCTACGACGCCTGCCTGCCTCATATCGTCGAGGAGGTCTCGAAGATCAGGATTGGCCTGCCGATGGATCGCGGCACCGAAATGGGCTGCCTCTCCAGCAAGCCGCAATTCGACAAGACGATGAGCTACATCGAACTCGGCAAGCAGGAAGGCGCGCGGCTGCTCTACGGCGGCAAGCGCGTCGCGGACCCGGCGCTGGCCAAGGGTTACTTCGTCGAACCGACCGTCTTTGCCGACGTGACGGACGACATGCGGATCGCGCGCGAGGAAATCTTCGGCCCGGTCGTCTCGCTGCTGAAATGGAGCGACGAGGCCGACATGATCCGGCGCGTCAACCAGCTCGACCTCGGACTGACGGCTTCAATCTGGACGCGCGATCTCGATCGGGCGCATCGTCTCGCCACACAGGTGCAGTCCGGCTACGTCTGGGTCAACGACGCCGCCACTCACTACGTCGGTGTTCCGTTCGGCGGCTACAAGCAGTCCGGCATGGGAAGGGAGGAGTCGATCGACGAGCTTCTGGCCTGCACACAGATCAAGAACGTCAATGTGACGTTCCGGCACCGGCCCTGA